DNA sequence from the Parascardovia denticolens DSM 10105 = JCM 12538 genome:
GCCGTCTGATCAGCCACCTGGCCGGAATCAGCCTGGAGCTGGTGGTCGATGATCGCGGCCCCGCAGCGGATCCCCCAGGAAGCGCAGACGATCCGGGCCACATAGGCCAAGGCCAAGGAATCCCTGCCGCCGGAGCAGGCGACCAGGACCAGAGGGGCGTCCGGGGCGGGATTATGCCGCCCATGGGAGGCGAAAAGCCGGGATTGCAGGCCCAATCCGGCGTGAGCCAAGGAATCCTTCACCGCCCCGATCGCCTTTTTCAACTGTGGGGAATAGACCATCGTCAGGCCTCCATCTTGGCCGCTTGGGAGGTCGGCACCCCCTTATGGGCGATGGGCTTCCATTGGGATTTGGCGAAGATGGCCACGAAGGCGATGGGCACGTAAGACAGCATGAAGAAGGGGAAGCTGAGGCAGTAGGCCACCAATTCCTTGTTGCTGGCCTGGATCCTCTTCCTCTCCAGGATGCAGACGAAGGCGGCCAGGAGGATGAAGCCCACGATGGTCATCAGCAGGGTCAAGCCGTAGGCGGACAAGCTGGCCACCTGGCTCTGCCAGGAGACGTAGCCCAAGGCCGAGTAGACGGCGGACAGGCCGTAGCGGATCAGGGAGATGATCATGAAGGGGCAGATGGTCAGGCTGAAGTCCACGGCCGACAGGTCCCTTTCCCTGACCGTCCAGCGGATCAGGCTGAGGCCGTAGTAGCGGAAGACCTGCAGGAAGCCCTTGCTCCAGCGGACCCGCTGGTCCCAGCTTTGTTTGAAGGAGACCGGCTGTTCGTCATAGAAGACGGCGGTATGGCAGTAGCCGATGTGGTCCCCGTTGAGGATGCAGTCCATGGTGAATTCCACGTCCTCGGTGATCAGATGGAATTTCCAGCCGGCGTTGCGCTCCATGACCTTCCTGGAGAACATGAAGCCGGTGCCGCCGATCCACCCGTTGTTGCCCAAGACGGAACGGCCGGAGTTGAGCAGGCGGGATTGGAAGATGAACCA
Encoded proteins:
- a CDS encoding glycosyltransferase family 2 protein, which gives rise to MILLQFLDVIILILGILSFGYQALYFVVGFLAKPVTYPDAPEDKHYAVLISARNEQAVIGNLVKSLKNQTYPSRLVDIWVVADNCTDQTAQVCRDLGCHVLERFNKEQVGKGYALKYMLNHIRGEGLDQVYDAYFIFDADNIVDKNYVSEMNKAFNQGFDAVTSYRNSTNTSENWVSAGSALWFIFQSRLLNSGRSVLGNNGWIGGTGFMFSRKVMERNAGWKFHLITEDVEFTMDCILNGDHIGYCHTAVFYDEQPVSFKQSWDQRVRWSKGFLQVFRYYGLSLIRWTVRERDLSAVDFSLTICPFMIISLIRYGLSAVYSALGYVSWQSQVASLSAYGLTLLMTIVGFILLAAFVCILERKRIQASNKELVAYCLSFPFFMLSYVPIAFVAIFAKSQWKPIAHKGVPTSQAAKMEA